ctggAGGGGCTCTATTCCtgaccagcagcctgcagccgtGTCACCTGTCCCCTGGCTCCCTCCTGGCCTGGGAATCATGGGGTGCAATGTGCGGTTCCTGGAGAGGACACAAGGTCCTCACCTCCGCTGCTTTGCCTCCACAGTCCTTCAAGACACAAGGACAGACGACAGCTGAGATGGGAGCCCAAACCATCCTTATCGTCTGACAAAGAAGGCTGACGCCAAGGTTCAGCCTAGAATGGCTGAGCATACAGCTGCACAGGGCACGGAGGAGGTAGCACTTGGCACCCAGCGGGGACTCTGCCTGGCCAGAGGCAAAGTAGCAGCCCCCGCCCTAGCACACTCTGCAAGCTGAGGTGTCTCCTTTTCCTGAAGTCTAACTGGAGAAACCTCAGCTACAGGGGTGCCCAGAGCGAGGCAAGACAACTGCTCTTTCCAGGAACCCTGTGCAGCGCCTGCCCAAAGCTTTGTCTTTGCCACAAACCATCTGCAGCTTTGCCGATGGAGGCTGtggaacagagaaggagaattcCAAGCCAGAACCGAAGCTAAAGCTCCTCCTCCCTGCAACAtcctcagccctgcctgcttgGCAGGTACCCAAGAAAAAGAGACCAAACAGGCGAAGAGACTCATGCTTTCACGGTTTCAATACCGTTTTCTCTGCCCTGGAGCACGGCAGAGAGGGGCTGGCTGGAGAGGCATGCGGTAAGAGGGTCACCCCGatctgggcactgctgggcaggcaggcaggcaggcagccagccGCAGGGTACACGCCCTGCCTGGGGCCGTGGCAGGGGTTTTTACTGTCATGCCCGGCCCACTGCCTGCGCTGGCCGAGGGAAAAAGTTTTGCTTCCGTGCAGGCTGCCTGACCTGCCCAAAGGCTCGCAGAGGCTCCTCCTCAGGGACCAGTCGTGGCCAGCACTGGGTtcgctggctgcaggcaggaagagCAGGTAGGACAGGGCTGCTGCCCGCACTTGTACCCACTTTGCTGCCCCTGGCATCCATAACCTCACCTGGAAATGGGGGACCACAAGAGACAAGGGGCTGTCCAAGCCCACCCTGTGCTCAAATCAAAGCACCCGGTCACGGGGCTTGGGAGGGatcaggaggaagagggggaccCTGCATGTGTTTGCTGGGGCATTGCATGCTTTCCCCTCCTGCGTGGCCCTGAGGCCACAGGACTAGGGGAGCCTTGGGGAAACGCTCCTGCGGGTTAGGGGTCCCCGGTAAGGGGAGATGGGGGTCCGGCAGGGCTGTCCAGGCACCGCCCACATCTCCAGCAGACTTTGGTCCTCTGGGCTCTCCTGACTGAGTCACTGAGCAAGGAGCCGAGCGAGGCACAGCCCAGCCAGGCTTTCCCAGAAGGACAGCCTGGCATCTCTCCCTCTCCACTCTGCTCTCCCCTAGGACTTTGCTGGAGGATCAAGGCTGTGCTGGCCCCCTGGGGGTGGCTCAGCCATGGCCTCCAAGCACCATGCGTCCCCCGCAAAGCAGCTGGACAGTGGTGGCAAGAAAGcaaagggggaagaggagacGGATGCCTGGAGATCCACTTTGGAAACCTTGAAAACTGCCCCCAAGGAGAAGCCCCCTGCCAGCATCGATGGGCTGTGtcccctgagcacagcaccGGGTGCGCAGGTGAGAGCAAGCCTCTGGGGTACCCAGTGAGGCCAGGATGGGCAACAtgggcaggagggctggggcagtCCAAGGGCAGTCCCCACTCTGCTGTCACAGGGACAGCCCCATTTACCTTTGCAGAGCCCACCGTGTCCCCGGTGGGACAGCTCTGCAGACTCCCCATTCCAACCATTGCCCAAGTGCCagcctgggtgatgctgctggcTGTAGGTCTACGAGGACTATGACTGCACCTTGAACCAGACCAGCATCAGTGCCAACAACAACAAGTTCTACATCCTCCAGCTCCTTGAGCACAATGGTGCCTACAGTGTCTGGAGTCGCTGGGGTCGTGTGGTGAGTCTAGCCCAGCACCTCTCATTCCTTCCCCATCGCCCTCATCTGTTCCCATCTTGTCTAAAGTCTCACCAAGGTCAGGGATGAACCTGCTGATCCCCATCACTTGTTCCAAGTCTTAAAGCAAGCAACCAAGTGGCCCTGGACAGCAAAGAGTCCAGGGCTGTCTGCTTGAGCTGGAGGGCCCTGAGACCTGGTGTTGGTGTCTCAGCATGTTCCTGCTTAACTGCCCTGCAGCATTGCCCTCACATTCCTGGTCCCAAGCTATTTCTCCCAACATGGAGCTGGtgagcagggatggagaggcAGGTCCTGACCACTGCTATCCACTGCCAGGGGGAGGTGGGCCAGTCCAAATTCATGCCCTCTGCCTCTCTGGAAGCTGCCAAGAAGGATTTTGAGAAGAAATTTCAGGAAAAGACCAAGAACAGCTGGATGGCAAGAGAGAACTTCATTGCTCAGCTGGGGAAGTACACACTCATCGatgtgcagccaggctctgggcaggaggtggaggtTGCCCTCAAGGTGAGTGTCACCATTGTGGGGTAGTCCTCACATACTACCCCTGTCTCACCAGGCAGCAGGACATCCAAGAGGGTCAGCAGGATGGGGTGGGTTTTGAGAGGGGGTCTGGGTGTAAGCTGAAAGAGCCCACAGACAGAGATTCAGGGCTGAGATGGAGTGGGAGGGCATCCCAAGCAAGAACCATGGGCATCTGGGTGGCATTAGTCatggaaagcagaagcagtTCCTGCCCATTGCTCCGCtgcctggggccaggctctccccactgGTGGCCGTGCCCCCACAGCCTCGTGCTGGCTTGCAGGCAGCATGGTGATTTTGGGGGTCTGCAGGTGGACGGTGTGGATGGGACCAAGGTCTGCAAGCAGCGGGTGCTGCCCTGCACCTTGGACAAAGCCACACAGGCCCTGGTGTCCCTCATCTTCAGCAGTGACATGTTCCGGGATGCCATGCAGACCATGAAGATGGGTAAGAGGTGATGGGCTGTGTCTGGAGGCTGTGGCCAGGGAGTGCAGCTGGGGAGATGAACAGGGCAGAGGTGCTGGTGGGAGTGTGGATTCCCCATGCCAGGTGCCCAAGCATGCCTGTTGTGAATGCTGGAAGTTCCTGGGAGGAGGTAGCAGGGTGGGTGGGTTCACCCACGTTCTATTTGCCTTGCCAGGTGTGAAGAAGATGCCACTGGGAAAGCTGAGCAAGCAGCAGGTTGCAAGGGGCtttgaggcactggaagagctagaggcagcactgcaggagcaacctccccaggctgcctgcCTGGAGGACCTCTCCTCCCGCTTCTACACCATCATCCCCCATAACTTTGGGCGGGCACGGCCACCTCCCATCaactcccctgacctgctgcgTGCCAAGAAGGATATGCTGTTGGTGAGATGCCAGGGCACCTGGCACATGACATCCCTCCTCAAGGAGGCACCTGTGGGGCAGAGAGGTGCTGGTCCTGCCTGGCACAGTGCCCAGCACTGGTGGTGAGGTTGTCCCTGGTTTGTGCCTGCCAGGTGCTGGCTGACATTGAGGTGGCACAGAGCCTGCAATCACAGAAggtgaaagaggaggaggaggaggaggaggaggagaaggaagaggaagttGCCCATCCGCTGGATCAGGATtatgccctgctctgctgccagctctccctCCTGGACCCAGCCTGCCGGGAATATCAGGTGCCCCTTGTGCCACAGTGCCCCTTGTGCCACAGTGCCCCATGATAGGGAGCAACTGTTC
This genomic stretch from Indicator indicator isolate 239-I01 chromosome 15, UM_Iind_1.1, whole genome shotgun sequence harbors:
- the PARP3 gene encoding protein mono-ADP-ribosyltransferase PARP3, with amino-acid sequence MASKHHASPAKQLDSGGKKAKGEEETDAWRSTLETLKTAPKEKPPASIDGLCPLSTAPGAQVYEDYDCTLNQTSISANNNKFYILQLLEHNGAYSVWSRWGRVGEVGQSKFMPSASLEAAKKDFEKKFQEKTKNSWMARENFIAQLGKYTLIDVQPGSGQEVEVALKVDGVDGTKVCKQRVLPCTLDKATQALVSLIFSSDMFRDAMQTMKMGVKKMPLGKLSKQQVARGFEALEELEAALQEQPPQAACLEDLSSRFYTIIPHNFGRARPPPINSPDLLRAKKDMLLVLADIEVAQSLQSQKVKEEEEEEEEEKEEEVAHPLDQDYALLCCQLSLLDPACREYQLIQTYVTQTGHNLHILNIWRVARDGEEERFKVHDLLEHRRLLWHGTNVAVIAAILKSGLRIMPHSGGRVGKGIYFASENSKSAGYVGCTSKKVGILFLAEVALGKSYCITRADPTLRQPPPGYDSVLACGQTEPDPTQDEEVLLDGKKVLVCQGKPVPMPAYKDSSFSQSEYLIYRESQCRIRFLVQLRF